From one Streptomyces sp. NBC_01478 genomic stretch:
- a CDS encoding VgrG-related protein: MTTQTTKSFTTVLKVLVQGSPLPDPVAGRLVSAWIDTSVNVPAAFRLVFSDPARDLLSTFPSLTVGAKTELIPYTDGTKGRPLLTGEVTALEADADGTGKSLIVRGYDPGHRLLRNRRVAGYPNMTAADIVRRLATQNGLRTGTIDPTPTVYELATQPNLTDWDFLARLARENDVHLYFDEEGRLQFTALRTASGAPADTTPSGQSPYVLEFGANATNSRVSVTAAGQVPSVSVRGWDVQTKRPLSADAPATASTQILTDTTPAKLSTPFGAASLTGTAVPYTTQAQVRHAAQALADDVTGSFAELEIAVNGNPELRPGVPVALNGAGSPFEGKYTVTGARHVFASRQQYTTWVQVSGRQFRSLYGLAAGSQEAPALPGVVVAVVSNIKDPLKMGRVKLRFPWLSDTYESDWCRVAQFGGVRGGGLILPEVNDEVLAAFDRGSLEHPYVLAGLYNGVDKLPRIKEGSPPVDATSGTVNWRSLASRGGQAVELLDDARRARGVRLRTGDGALTVHLDQNRTTVTIRSDGSVTIQGARGVDVKAGGDLNLTAARAVNISAGAALNLKAGGKVGLTAGGAVTLDAVGTASVKAVGPVSLVSAANASVTAATVTLTGVTLRNGVPF, encoded by the coding sequence ATGACGACTCAGACGACGAAGTCCTTCACGACCGTCCTGAAAGTGCTGGTCCAGGGCTCCCCGCTGCCCGACCCCGTGGCCGGGCGCCTCGTCTCCGCCTGGATCGACACGAGCGTGAACGTGCCGGCCGCCTTCCGGCTCGTCTTCAGCGACCCGGCCCGTGATCTGCTGAGCACCTTCCCCTCGCTCACCGTAGGCGCGAAGACGGAGCTGATCCCGTACACGGACGGCACCAAGGGCCGTCCGCTGCTCACCGGCGAGGTCACCGCTCTCGAGGCGGACGCCGACGGGACGGGCAAGTCGCTGATCGTCCGCGGATACGACCCCGGTCACCGGCTCCTGCGCAACCGCCGCGTCGCCGGATACCCGAACATGACCGCCGCCGACATCGTGCGCCGGCTCGCCACCCAGAACGGACTCAGGACCGGGACGATCGACCCGACCCCGACCGTCTACGAGCTGGCCACCCAGCCCAATCTCACCGACTGGGACTTCCTGGCGCGTCTGGCCCGCGAGAACGACGTCCATCTGTACTTCGACGAAGAGGGCCGTCTCCAGTTCACCGCCCTGCGCACGGCCTCCGGTGCGCCCGCCGACACCACGCCGTCCGGGCAGAGTCCCTACGTCCTGGAGTTCGGCGCCAACGCCACCAACAGCCGGGTCTCCGTCACCGCCGCCGGGCAGGTCCCCTCGGTCTCGGTGCGCGGCTGGGACGTACAGACCAAACGACCCCTCTCCGCCGACGCGCCCGCCACCGCGAGCACGCAGATCCTCACGGACACCACACCCGCGAAGCTCAGCACCCCGTTCGGCGCCGCCTCGCTCACCGGCACGGCGGTCCCGTACACCACACAGGCCCAAGTGCGGCACGCCGCCCAGGCGTTGGCGGACGATGTGACGGGCTCCTTCGCCGAGCTGGAGATCGCCGTGAACGGCAATCCCGAACTGCGGCCGGGGGTGCCGGTGGCGCTCAACGGCGCGGGGTCACCGTTCGAGGGCAAGTACACGGTCACGGGTGCACGGCACGTCTTCGCGTCGCGGCAGCAGTACACGACGTGGGTCCAGGTGAGCGGTCGTCAGTTCCGTTCGCTGTACGGGCTGGCGGCAGGCTCCCAGGAGGCGCCCGCCCTGCCCGGTGTCGTCGTCGCCGTAGTCAGCAACATCAAGGACCCGCTGAAGATGGGCCGGGTCAAGCTGCGCTTCCCCTGGCTGTCCGACACGTACGAGAGCGACTGGTGCCGGGTGGCGCAGTTCGGCGGCGTACGCGGGGGCGGGCTGATCCTGCCCGAGGTCAACGACGAGGTGCTGGCCGCCTTCGACCGGGGCTCGCTGGAGCACCCGTACGTCCTGGCCGGTCTCTACAACGGTGTCGACAAGCTGCCCCGCATCAAGGAGGGCAGCCCGCCCGTCGACGCCACCAGCGGCACCGTCAACTGGCGGAGCCTGGCCTCGCGCGGCGGCCAGGCCGTCGAACTGCTCGACGACGCCCGCAGAGCGCGGGGCGTACGGCTGCGCACCGGCGACGGGGCACTCACCGTCCACCTCGACCAGAACCGTACGACCGTGACGATCCGCAGCGACGGCAGCGTCACCATCCAGGGGGCACGCGGTGTCGACGTGAAGGCGGGCGGCGACCTGAATCTCACGGCGGCACGGGCGGTGAACATCTCCGCCGGGGCCGCGCTGAACCTCAAGGCCGGCGGCAAGGTTGGACTCACGGCGGGCGGCGCCGTGACCCTCGACGC